The Armatimonadota bacterium genome includes the window AGAGCCGGCTCGCCTCCTGGGTCACCGCGGAGACTCCATACGCGGTCCCCCGGATGGCGCCCGCATCTCCCACGAAGTGGCCAGCTCCCAGTACCCCCACCAGGTGCTCCTCCCCCAGTTCGTCCAGGTAGCAGAGCCGTACGGATCCATCCACGATGAGGTAGAGCCGGTCTGCGGGATCCCCCTGGGTGAAGACGACACTCCGCGGGGGGTAGGCCACGAGGCGAAAATCCTCAAATGGAAAGGACACTTCCCATCTCCGGAGGCGACCCGAAGGGGCAGAACCCCGGGCCCCCACCGCGGGCGATCCCCACCCTCCTCCGGGCCCTCCGGGAACAAGCACCACCGTCCCTCCCCTCTCAGGAAACGAAAGGTTGTGGACTTTTGTCAACCAAGCCCTCATCCAGGTCCAGCACGCAGAGATCCACCCGGCCGCTTCCCACCAGGGCGTTGGCCTCGCTCAGGGCAATTCCCCCGCCTGCCAGCACGGGGACTTCCACCTCCAGGCGCACGACCTCCGCATACGGCACCAGATACCCCCGGCCGTAGACGGGGTTGTCCGCGGGGACGGTCTGGCCTGCGGTGACCTCCACGAGGTCGCAGCCCGCTTCCCGGAAGGCCCGGGCGATGGCGAGGCCTTCCTCCTCCGTGATCCCGCCCCGGGCCCGGTCCGTGATCGGGAGTGCCACCCCGAGGGGCCCTGCCCAGGCTTCCCGTACGGCCCGGAAGACCTCGAGAGGAAACCGCAGCCGGTTTTCGAAGCTCCCGCCGTATGCGTCCTCCCGACGGTTGGTGAGGGGCGAGAGGAAGCTGGCCAGGAGATAGCCGCTTGCAAAGTGGAGGTGCAGGAGATCGAACCCCGCCTGGGCTGCGAGCCGTGCGGCCCGCACGAAGGCATCCCGCACCCGCTCCATGTCCGATGGATCCATGGCTCGGGGGACGGGGCCATCGGGATGGTAGGGGATGGCACTGGGAGCCAGGAGCTCCCAGGGCTCCGCCAGGGGAAGGTCCAGACCGAACCGGCGGGGCCGGGTGGCTCCCCGGCGTCCCGCGTGTCCCAAAACCGCGCCGATCCGGGAGCCCTCCGCGTGCACGGTCGCCACGACTCGCCGCCACGCCTCCGCGTGCTCTCCCCGGTACAGGCCCGCGTCCTCCGGGGTGATGCGACCCTCCGGGGAGACCGCGAGGATCTCCGTGAGCACGAGCCCCGCGCCCCTAGCCGCGAATCCGCCTAGGATCCGGTGCTGCGCTTCGTCCGGAAGGCCCTCCAGGGCCCCGCAGGCGCCCGCGGGCCGCAGGACGATCCGGTTCTCCAGTCGCAACCCCCGCAGGACGAACGGCAGGTGGATGGGGGGCCGGGCCAGCCGTACGTCGTCCCACTCCGAGGCCAGACGGGCTTCCACCCGTTGCACAAAGCGCGCATCCCGCACCCTCAGGTCGTCGTAGGAGACGCGGCCGCTGCGGGTGAGGAGGTAGAGGGTCAGGCGGTAGGGATCCAGCCGCAGGGCGCGCGGGGTGGTCTCAAAGGTTCGCTGGCTCTGGGCCGCGGCCCGCTGGAAGGCCTCCACCACGGGTCTGCGTTCCAGCTCGTACGCAGCCAGGGCCATCTCCACATCCTCATGGTCTAGGAGGGCCCGGGCGAGGGCGATGGCGTCCTCCATGGCCAGCTTCGTGCCGGAGCCGATGGAGAAATGGGCGGTGTGGGCCGCGTCTCCCAGGAGCACTACCCGGCCATGATGCCAGGTAGCGGTGCGCAGGGTCGGGAACCGGATCCAGCGGGAGTTGTTGGAGAGGAGGGGAGCTCCCCGCAGTACCTCCTCGAAGACCTCCGCACACCGCCGCAGGGTTTGCACCTCGTTCGCCCCCTCCAGCCCCGCCCGCTTCCAGGTGTCCTCCCCGCACTCCACGATGAAGGTGCTCATGCAGCCCTCATAGGGGTACGCGTGCGCCTGAAAGAGCCCCCATTCGGTCTGCTGGAAGACGAAGGTGAAAGCCCCAAAGGGACGGGGCGTGCCCAGCCAGATGTACCGTGTGCGGCCCGAGGTGATCCGGGGTCGGAAGACCTCCGCGTACCAGGACCGGACCACGCTGCCGACCCCATCCGCACCTACCAGGAGGTCGTACGGCGGCAGATCCTCGGGTTGCCGGACCTCCGTACGGAACCGCAGCACCACCCCCAGCTCCGCGCATCGCCGCTGGAGGATCTGGAGCAACGCGGTGCGGGCGATGCCTGCAAACACATGTCCCCCGCAGCGCACCCGCTCCCCGTGCACGTAGACGTCGATGGCGTCCCAGAGGACGAACCGCTCCGTGATCTCCCGGTACGTGGGCTCGTCCGCCTCCCGGAACTCCGCCAGGGTGCGGTCGCTGAACACCACGCCCCACCCGTAGGTGGCGTCTGGGGGGTTGCGCTCCAGCACGGTGATCTCGTGGTGGGGGGTTGCTTTCTTCAGCAGCAGGGCCAGATATAACCCGGCCGGCCCACCGCCCACGATCACCACACGCACGCCAGGGCCTCCGCCAGGCGATCCACCTGGTCCAGATCGGCCACCGCGGGCATGAGCACAAGTTCGTCGCAACCGGCGGCCGCATATCCTTCCACGAACTGCACCACGGCCTGCGGGGTCGTCAGGAGCTGCCCGACGATGCGTTCCACCATAGGACCCGTAAAGGCATAGTAGTCCCGCATGTACCGGATTCCGCGCTCCCGGGCTTCCTCGCCCAGGACGAAATATCCCTGGCCCCAGAGCTCCGGCCGGCCCGGCCGGCCAGCTTCAACCCACGCCATGCGGGCAACCTCCGCGGCCCGGGCGAAGGCCCGGGGCGGGCCTCCGCCGTGGAAGTAGCCCTGGGCATACCGGGCGGCCCGGGCAAAGGCCTCGTCCGCGAACCCCCCCACGAGGAAGGGCGGGCCTCCCGGTTGGGCCGGCGGCGGACCCACCGTTCCCTCCTCCCAGATGCGTCGCAGGGCCCGCAGCTGCTCCGTGAGCCGGCTCCCCCTTCCCCGGTGGTCGATCCCGGCCACCAGGTAATCCTCCTCCCGGGCCCCTACCGCGAAGCCTACCACCAGCCGGCCGCCTGAAAGTTGATCGAGGCTTGCCAGCTCTTTGGCGAGCAGCACAGTGTTGCGCAGGGGGGAGACCAAAACAGCGGTGACGAGCTTCACCCGCTGGGTGACCGCGGCGGCCGCGGTGAGGGCCAGCAAGGGGTCGTAGCTGTCGTAGGCCACCCGGTCGATGACCGCGAGGCTACTGAAGGGGGCGGCTTCGGCCCGCTGTGCCCACCGCACCACCGCCCCTCCCCGCACGCCCGGAACGCCGCTGGGAAGGCCGATGCCGATGCGCACTACCCGCTCTCCCGGAGCTGCCTGCGATCGACCTTCCCGCTGGGCGTGCGGGGGAGGGCCTCCACAAACCGCACGTCCCGGGGGGCCTTGTGGGGGCTCAGGTGGGTGCGCACGTGTTCCTGGAGCGCCCGGGCCGTCTGGGGATTCGCCTGAGCCGGATCCCGCAGCACCACGTAGGCCCGGGGCAGCGTGAGGCCCTCCTCTGTGTACGGCACCACCGCGCACTCCACCACCAGGGGGTGGCACAGCAGGCACTCCTCGATCTCCTGCGGCGCCACCCAGATTCCGCCCACCTTGAGCAGGTCGTCCACCCGTCCCTGGTACCAGAAGTACCCGTCCTCGTCCTCCCGGAAGAGGTCTCCCGTACGGACCCAGTTGCCGTGGAAGGTGCGCGTGGACTTGCCGCGGTCCCTCCAGTACAGAAGCGCCGCGGTCTCCCCCCACACCCACAGCTCCCCCACCTCCCCCCGGGGGAGGCGGTTGCCCTCCGGATCCCGCACCTCCGCCCGGTAACCTGGACAGGGGCGGCCCACGCTCCCCGGCCGGACCTCGCCCGGGCGGTTGGAGATGTAGATATGGTACAGCTCCGAGGACCCGATCCCATCCACCACCTCCACCCCGAACTTCTGCTTCCAGCGGTGATACAGCTCTGCGGGCAGGGCTTCCCCGGCGGAGGTGGCCAGGCGCACGCACGACAGGTCGTAGCGGTCCGCGTCCGGGTGGTTCACCATGGCATTGATCATGGTGGGAACCTGTACGAGGATGGTAGGGCGGTAGCGGGCGATGAGCTCGAAGATGCGCTCTGGAGTGCTGCGCTCCGGGAACACGACACCTGCGGCTCCCACGCCGAATGGGAAGAGGGCTGCACAGTCCCTGGCGTATCCGAAGAAGAGCTTGGGGACGGGGAGCACCACGTCCTCCGGAGTGTAGCGGATCACCTCCTGCGCGTAGTTCCAGAAGCTCAAGTACGGGGCGTAGTGGCAGTGCACCACCGCCTTGGGCCGGCCGGTGGTGCCCGTGGTGAACTTCCACAGGGCGAAGTCATCCTTGGTGGTGTCCTCCCCCACCATCTCCGCGGGGGCTTCCGCCACCAGCCGCTCAAAGCGGGCCTCTCCCTTCTCCAGATCCTCCACACCCACCGCCAGGATCCAGCCCCGAAAGCCCACCTGCCGGGCTGCTTCCCGGATCTTCCGGTGGGTTACCGCGTCCGTCACCACCACCCGCGGCCGAGCATAGTCCAGGTAGTAGGCGTAGTCGTGGGGATGCAGGAAGGTGTACACCTCCGCGCTCACGGCCCCCAGCTTCAGCACCGCGTACCAGGTGGCCACGAACTCCACTCCGTCCGAGAGGGCCAGCAGAACGCGATCTTCCGGCTCGACCCCGAGTTCCCGGAGCACGTTTCCCACGCGGTTGGTGAGGTGCGCCAGCTCCCCGTAGGTCACGGCCCGATCCCCGCAGTACAAGGCGACGCGGTCCTGCCGGCCTTCTTCGAGGTGGCGATCCAGGAAGTAGCGGGTCACGTTGAAATGCTGGGGCACGTCCTCGTACGTCACCATCTCCCTTCCCCCTAGGACAGCACACCACCCCCGTCTAGGACGATGCCCTGTCCGTTGATCCCTCCGGCCGCGTCCGTGCAGAGGTAGGCCACCAGGGAGGCGACCTCCTCCACGGTGAACAGACGCTTCTGGGGGCTGCTGTTCTCCAGGGCCCGGCGGACCTCCTCCGGGGATCGACCCGTGCGGGCGCTGATCCGGCGGATGTTCTCCAGGGTCATGTCCGTCTGGAGGTAGCCGGGGCAGATGGCGTTCACGGTAATCCCTCGATCCGCGTACTCCAGAGCCACGGAGCGCACAAGCCCCAGCAGGGCGTGCTTGGAGGTGGCGTACGCGGCCGTGTAGCGGGAGGCCACCTTCGCCAAGACGGAGGCCACGGCCACGATCCGCCCCCATCCGACCGCGAGCATATCGGGAAGGACTGCCTGCATGGCGTAGAGGGCACCGGTGACGTTGGTGCGCAGGTGGCGCTCCCACACCGCATCCGTGATCTCCCCGAAGGGGTGGCTCTCCGCGATCCCCGCCGCATACACCAGGACGGTCACGGGTCCCAGAACCTCCCGGGCCTGGGCCACCGCGGACTCCACGGCCTCCCGTATCGCCACGTCGCACGGGAGCCCGAGGGCCCGCCCTCCCATCTCCCGGATCTCCCTCGCCACGGCCTCCACCTGCGGGGCCGTGCGGGCGGCCACGGCCACCCGGGCGCCCCGACGGGCCAGCTCTAGGGCACAGGCGCGCCCCACTCCGCGTCCGCCACCCGTGACAAAGGCCACCCGATCCTGCAGATCCATCCCCATCCGTGTTTCGACGGAGCAGGGCAATCTCCCTTGCGGAAGCTCATACGCTCAGGTAGCGCTGCCACAGGCCTGGATCCGCCCGCAGGGCCTCCGACGGTCCCGACCACACCACCTGTCCCCGTTCCAGGATGAAGTGATGGTGGGCGAGATCCAGCAGGCGATCCACGTACTTGTCGATGAGGAGGATGGCAATTCCCTCCCGGTTGAGTCGCTCCAGGCACCGCCAGATCTCCTCCCGTAGCACGGGCGAAAGCCCCTCCGTGGCCTCGTCCAGGATCAGCAGGCGTGGGTTGGTCATCAGGGCCCGCCCGATGGCCAGCATCTGCTGCTCACCCCCGGAGAGGTGGGAGCCCAGGTGGTTCAGCCGGACCCGCAGCCGAGGAAACAGTTCCAGCACCCGGTCGAGCGTCCACGGGCGGGGGGATCCGCTTCGGTTGGCGGCAAACGCCAGGAGGTTCTCCCGCACCGTGAGGTTCGGGAAGACCTGGCGGCCTTCCGGAACGAGGGCGATGCCCGCGGAGGCGATGCGGTCGGGGGATCTCCCCTGGATCTCCTCCCCGCAGAAGACCACCCGTCCGGCCCGGGGTGGAAGAAGGCCTAGGATGGCGCGGACGGTGGTGGTCTTGCCCATACCGTTCCGGCCCAGGAGGGTCACCACCTGGCCCGCGGGAACCTCCAGATCCACCCCCCACAGCACCGGACTCGGGCCGTAGGAGGCCTCTAGCCCCTCCACCCGCAGCAGGGGCTCCCCCCTCGGTATTCCCCGCGGCCCGGAAGGGGCGGAGGGAGCGGTCCCTGGAGTGCGCGTCTCTCCGAGGTACGCCCGATGCACCTCCGGGTTTGCTCGTACCTCCTCCGGGGAGCCGCTCGCCAGCACCCGCCCGTCCACCAGCACCGTGATCCGATCCGCCACGGAGAACACCACGTCCATATCGTGCTCCACCAGCAGCACCGTCGCCTGACCCCGCAGGCTCCGGATCAGCGCCACCATCCGCAGGGATTCCTCCCGGCTCATGCCGGAAGTGGGTTCGTCCAGGAGCACCAGCTTCGGACGGCACGCGAGCGCCATGCCCACTTCCAGCTGCCGTCGCTCCCCGTGGGAGAGGGCGAGCACGGGGACATCCGTGCGCTCCCCAAGTCCCACCCGCGCCACGTACCCGCGCGCCTCCCGCTCGAGCTCCACCTCCCGGCGCACCGGGTGCCAGAACCGGAAGGAGCTCCCGGTACGCGCCTGTACCGCGAGGCGGAGGTTCTCGAGCACGGTCTGCCGGGAGAAGAGGTTCGTCGCCTGGAAGGTGCGGGCGATCCCCCGCAGGGCCCGGGCGTGTGCAGGCAGATGCGTGATATCGTGCCCTTCGAAGAAGATCCGGCCCTCCGTGGGCGACAGGACACCCGCCACCAGGTTGATGAGGGTGGTCTTCCCCGCGCCATTCGGCCCGATGAGGGCATGCACCTCTCCTCGCTCAACCGCAAGATCACACCGCCACAGGGCAAGCACACCCCCGAACCGCTTCGTGAGGCCCCGCAGCTCCAGGACCCTCATCGGGGTCTTCCCTCCAGGAGGCCCGCAAGACCTCGGGGCGCCAACAGGACCACCAGAAGCAGCACCCCTCCCACGGGCAGCTGCCAGTGGATGGTGGCCGCGTGGAACGTCTCCTCCAGGGCCACCATGGCTGCGGCTCCCACCACTCCGCCCCAGAACCTCCCCACCCCGCCCAGGATGACCATGAGGAGGAAGGCGCCGGATTGCGGCCAAGCGAGCATGGCGGGGGAGACGTACTGGGTATGGTGGGCCATAAGGACCCCCGCCAGGCCCGTAATGGCTCCGGAGAGCACGAAGGCCACCAGCTGAAACGGATACGCGGGGAAGCCGATGGCCACGGCCCGGGCCTCGTTGTCCCGGATGGCCTGCAGGGCCTGGCCGAACCGAGCGTGCACCACCCGCCACAGGACTCCCAGACACGCTGCCAGGAGGAGGAGGGTGAGGTAGTAGAGCCCTACATCCCCCAAGGGAAATCCAAGGTCCGTGCGGGGCGCCCGGAGCCCGTCCTGGCCACCGTACTGCTTGAGAGAAACCACCCCATAGTACACCATCTGGGCGAACGCCAGGGTGATCATGATGAAGGAAAGGCCCCGGGTGCGCAGGCACACGGCGCCGATGAGGAGCGCCGCGAACGCGGCCATGAGAACCCCCGCGGGCCAGACCACCCAGGCGGCGCGGATGCCCTCCCGCGCCAGCACGGCCACGGTGTAGGCTCCAAGCCCGTAGTAGGTGGCATGCCCGAAACTCACGAGTCCCCCGTAACCCAGCACGAGGTTGAGGCCGCTGCAGGCAAGCCCCAGAATCATGGCCCGGGTGATCAGGTTCAGGTAGAACTGCCACCCGAAAGCCTCCGCGAGGACGGGAAATCCCACCAGCAGGATCCCTGCCGCGACAAGCCCCCTCCGGCCCGCCACGCCCTGTGGAGCTGCCATGGCAGTGCGGCGGGCTTGGGAGACCAGGATCGGACGGGTCCGCATCCTACGTCCGGACGGGGAACAGCCCCTGCGGTCGCAGGAAGAGGACCGCGGCCATGAGCAGATAGATGAGGATAGAGGCCAAGGCGGGACCCAGATTCGAGGCCACCTCTGGAGGCAGGAGGCGCATGAAGAGCGGCGGGAGAAGGGCCCGGCCCGCGGTGTCCACGATCCCCACCAGGAGCGCGCCCACCAGCGCCCCCTTCACCGAGCCGATGCCCCCGATCACGATCACCACGAAGGCAAGGATGAGGATTTCCTCCCCCATCCCCACCTGCACCGCCAGGATGGGGCCCAGTAGACCCCCCGCCACCGCGCACAGCCCCGCACTCATCCCGAACACCACGGTGAAGACCCGCTGGATGGGAACCCCCATGGCCTGGACCATGGCCCGGTTGGAAGCGCCGGCCCGCACCCACATCCCCAACCGGGTCCGGTGGATCAGGAGGAAGAGCAGGGCCGCGAGGCCAGCACCCACTCCGATGAGGAACAGACGGTATGCGGAGTAGCCCAGGCCCGGGAGAAGGAGAACCGGTCTAGCCAGCTCCTGGGGCACGGTGAGCAACAGGGCCTGTGGTCCCCAGATCATCCGGACTCCCTCGTTGAACATCAGGATGAGGGCAAAGGTGGCCAGAACCTGCGTGAGGTGATCCCGGGTGTAGACCTGTCGGAGGACGGAGATCTCCAGCAGGACGCCCACCACCGCGGTGGCCGGCACCGCCAGGGCCACACCGGCCCAGAAGGACCCCGTGGCACGTGCCAGGGTGGCGGCGAAGTAGGCTCCCAGCATGTACAGGGAGCCGTGCGCGAGGTTCACCACATCCATAATGCCCAGGACCAGGGTGAGGCCGGAAGCGAGCAGGAAGAGCATGAGCCCCAGCTGGAGCCCGTTCAGCAGCTGCTCCAGAACGAGGGCGGTGGGAAAACCGGAGGGCATCCCCTATGGAAGCCTGCACCGGGAGACGTAGGCGTCCCCGTGATTGCGGAAGATGGTGCCCCGCAACCGATTCACGATCTCACCGTTGGGCAATTCCACCACCTGCCGGAGGTAGTAGTTCTGGATGGGATACCCGTTCCGGTTGAACCGGACCCGGCCCCGGGTGGTGTCGAACCCGGAGAGAATCGCCCGCCGGAACTCCGCCTTGCGGGAGAGGTCCCCACCGACCGCCCGAAGCCCGTGGTCCAGGGCCAGGGCCGCGTCGTACCCCTGGGAGGCGTACAGGGTGGGGATGCGGCCGTAGGTGCGGCGGAAGTCCTCTACGAACCGGCGGTTGATGGGGTTGAAGAGCTCCAGGGCCCAGTGGGAGCTGTTGAACACCCCCACCATGGGCCGGCCCACCGCCCGGATCACGTCCGCATCCGCGGAGAACCCGGGAAGCAGAAGCGGAATCTGCTGCAGCAACCCCGCCTCCGCATACTGCTTGATGAAGTTCACGCCCATGGCCCCTGGGTAGAAGGCGTACACGGCCGTGGGGGCCGCGGCCCGGATCTGTGCGATCTCCGCGGAGTAGTCCAGCTGTCCCAGTCGGGTGTACAGCTCCCCGATCACGCGCCCTCGGTAATACCGCTTGAACCCCGTGAGAGCGTCCCGGCCCGCGGGGTAGTTGGGAGCGAGGATGAAGGCGGTCTCGTAGCGCTTCAGCTGGGCATAGTGTCCCATGGCCTCGTGCATGTTGTCGTTCTGCCAGGCCACATTGAGGAAATAGAAGTTGCACTGTTCCCCCGCGTACTCGGAAGGGCCCGCGTTGGGGCTGATGTAGAAGGTCTGGCTGCCGAACACCAGATCCCCCACCGCCAGCAGGACGTTGGAGAAGATGATGCCCGTCATGAAGTCCACCCGGTCCCGGCGCAGCATGCGCTCCACCGCGGTGCGGGCCACGTCCGGGTTCTGCTGGTCGTCCGCCACGAGCACCTCCACCGGGAGACCTCCCAGGCGGTTCCCCAGATGCCGCAGGGCCAGGTTGAAGCCATCGAGGACATCCTGCCCCAGGGCTGCCCCACCGCCCGAGAGGGTGCTCACGAACCCGATCCGGACGGTGCGGGGCTGGGCCCCGGCGGGAAGGACCACCAGCACCGCCACGGCCACCACGAGATGGACAAACGCCCGACTCCGCATGGCCCCCTCCGAATCCCTGTGTGCAGACGGTCTTGCACCTCCACGCCGCCCGCCTTTGCTTACTTTTGTACATCACCGGTCTCCTTCCTCCGTCAACCCCCTGACTTCCCCTGACCCGGGAGGTTGCGGCGGCCCCCCGGAGGCGTCGTACACTTCAGGTTGTGTCCCTGGTGGAACTCACGGTCCTGCTCGGGCTCCTGATGGCTCTGGTGGCCTTCGGCGTGGACGCCATGCTGCCGGCCCTCAGCGCCATGGCCCGGGAGTACGGGGTGACGGAAACGCAGGCACAGCTGGTGGTGGGCGTCTACCTCATGGGGTTCGCCCCCGGGCAGCTCCTCTTCGGGCCCCTCAGCGACCGCTACGGCCGGCGGGGGGTACTGCTCTCCGCTCTGGGGGTGTTCACGGCCCTGAGCTTCCTCATGCCCCTGGTGCGATCCTTTCCCCTCCTCGTGGCCCTGCGGTTCTTCCAGGCCTTCTTCGGCTCCAGCATGCGGAGCGTGGGAACTGCCTTGGTGCGGGACCGCTATCAGGGGGAAGCCATGGCCCGCGTCCTCTCCTTCATCCAGATGGTCTTCCTCGTGGTCCCCATCCTGGCACCCTCC containing:
- a CDS encoding FAD-dependent monooxygenase — translated: MRVVIVGGGPAGLYLALLLKKATPHHEITVLERNPPDATYGWGVVFSDRTLAEFREADEPTYREITERFVLWDAIDVYVHGERVRCGGHVFAGIARTALLQILQRRCAELGVVLRFRTEVRQPEDLPPYDLLVGADGVGSVVRSWYAEVFRPRITSGRTRYIWLGTPRPFGAFTFVFQQTEWGLFQAHAYPYEGCMSTFIVECGEDTWKRAGLEGANEVQTLRRCAEVFEEVLRGAPLLSNNSRWIRFPTLRTATWHHGRVVLLGDAAHTAHFSIGSGTKLAMEDAIALARALLDHEDVEMALAAYELERRPVVEAFQRAAAQSQRTFETTPRALRLDPYRLTLYLLTRSGRVSYDDLRVRDARFVQRVEARLASEWDDVRLARPPIHLPFVLRGLRLENRIVLRPAGACGALEGLPDEAQHRILGGFAARGAGLVLTEILAVSPEGRITPEDAGLYRGEHAEAWRRVVATVHAEGSRIGAVLGHAGRRGATRPRRFGLDLPLAEPWELLAPSAIPYHPDGPVPRAMDPSDMERVRDAFVRAARLAAQAGFDLLHLHFASGYLLASFLSPLTNRREDAYGGSFENRLRFPLEVFRAVREAWAGPLGVALPITDRARGGITEEEGLAIARAFREAGCDLVEVTAGQTVPADNPVYGRGYLVPYAEVVRLEVEVPVLAGGGIALSEANALVGSGRVDLCVLDLDEGLVDKSPQPFVS
- a CDS encoding LLM class flavin-dependent oxidoreductase, whose amino-acid sequence is MRIGIGLPSGVPGVRGGAVVRWAQRAEAAPFSSLAVIDRVAYDSYDPLLALTAAAAVTQRVKLVTAVLVSPLRNTVLLAKELASLDQLSGGRLVVGFAVGAREEDYLVAGIDHRGRGSRLTEQLRALRRIWEEGTVGPPPAQPGGPPFLVGGFADEAFARAARYAQGYFHGGGPPRAFARAAEVARMAWVEAGRPGRPELWGQGYFVLGEEARERGIRYMRDYYAFTGPMVERIVGQLLTTPQAVVQFVEGYAAAGCDELVLMPAVADLDQVDRLAEALACVW
- a CDS encoding benzoate-CoA ligase family protein, giving the protein MVTYEDVPQHFNVTRYFLDRHLEEGRQDRVALYCGDRAVTYGELAHLTNRVGNVLRELGVEPEDRVLLALSDGVEFVATWYAVLKLGAVSAEVYTFLHPHDYAYYLDYARPRVVVTDAVTHRKIREAARQVGFRGWILAVGVEDLEKGEARFERLVAEAPAEMVGEDTTKDDFALWKFTTGTTGRPKAVVHCHYAPYLSFWNYAQEVIRYTPEDVVLPVPKLFFGYARDCAALFPFGVGAAGVVFPERSTPERIFELIARYRPTILVQVPTMINAMVNHPDADRYDLSCVRLATSAGEALPAELYHRWKQKFGVEVVDGIGSSELYHIYISNRPGEVRPGSVGRPCPGYRAEVRDPEGNRLPRGEVGELWVWGETAALLYWRDRGKSTRTFHGNWVRTGDLFREDEDGYFWYQGRVDDLLKVGGIWVAPQEIEECLLCHPLVVECAVVPYTEEGLTLPRAYVVLRDPAQANPQTARALQEHVRTHLSPHKAPRDVRFVEALPRTPSGKVDRRQLRESG
- a CDS encoding SDR family oxidoreductase, with the protein product MDLQDRVAFVTGGGRGVGRACALELARRGARVAVAARTAPQVEAVAREIREMGGRALGLPCDVAIREAVESAVAQAREVLGPVTVLVYAAGIAESHPFGEITDAVWERHLRTNVTGALYAMQAVLPDMLAVGWGRIVAVASVLAKVASRYTAAYATSKHALLGLVRSVALEYADRGITVNAICPGYLQTDMTLENIRRISARTGRSPEEVRRALENSSPQKRLFTVEEVASLVAYLCTDAAGGINGQGIVLDGGGVLS
- a CDS encoding ATP-binding cassette domain-containing protein, giving the protein MRVLELRGLTKRFGGVLALWRCDLAVERGEVHALIGPNGAGKTTLINLVAGVLSPTEGRIFFEGHDITHLPAHARALRGIARTFQATNLFSRQTVLENLRLAVQARTGSSFRFWHPVRREVELEREARGYVARVGLGERTDVPVLALSHGERRQLEVGMALACRPKLVLLDEPTSGMSREESLRMVALIRSLRGQATVLLVEHDMDVVFSVADRITVLVDGRVLASGSPEEVRANPEVHRAYLGETRTPGTAPSAPSGPRGIPRGEPLLRVEGLEASYGPSPVLWGVDLEVPAGQVVTLLGRNGMGKTTTVRAILGLLPPRAGRVVFCGEEIQGRSPDRIASAGIALVPEGRQVFPNLTVRENLLAFAANRSGSPRPWTLDRVLELFPRLRVRLNHLGSHLSGGEQQMLAIGRALMTNPRLLILDEATEGLSPVLREEIWRCLERLNREGIAILLIDKYVDRLLDLAHHHFILERGQVVWSGPSEALRADPGLWQRYLSV
- a CDS encoding branched-chain amino acid ABC transporter permease, whose product is MRTRPILVSQARRTAMAAPQGVAGRRGLVAAGILLVGFPVLAEAFGWQFYLNLITRAMILGLACSGLNLVLGYGGLVSFGHATYYGLGAYTVAVLAREGIRAAWVVWPAGVLMAAFAALLIGAVCLRTRGLSFIMITLAFAQMVYYGVVSLKQYGGQDGLRAPRTDLGFPLGDVGLYYLTLLLLAACLGVLWRVVHARFGQALQAIRDNEARAVAIGFPAYPFQLVAFVLSGAITGLAGVLMAHHTQYVSPAMLAWPQSGAFLLMVILGGVGRFWGGVVGAAAMVALEETFHAATIHWQLPVGGVLLLVVLLAPRGLAGLLEGRPR
- a CDS encoding branched-chain amino acid ABC transporter permease, with translation MPSGFPTALVLEQLLNGLQLGLMLFLLASGLTLVLGIMDVVNLAHGSLYMLGAYFAATLARATGSFWAGVALAVPATAVVGVLLEISVLRQVYTRDHLTQVLATFALILMFNEGVRMIWGPQALLLTVPQELARPVLLLPGLGYSAYRLFLIGVGAGLAALLFLLIHRTRLGMWVRAGASNRAMVQAMGVPIQRVFTVVFGMSAGLCAVAGGLLGPILAVQVGMGEEILILAFVVIVIGGIGSVKGALVGALLVGIVDTAGRALLPPLFMRLLPPEVASNLGPALASILIYLLMAAVLFLRPQGLFPVRT
- a CDS encoding ABC transporter substrate-binding protein; translated protein: MRSRAFVHLVVAVAVLVVLPAGAQPRTVRIGFVSTLSGGGAALGQDVLDGFNLALRHLGNRLGGLPVEVLVADDQQNPDVARTAVERMLRRDRVDFMTGIIFSNVLLAVGDLVFGSQTFYISPNAGPSEYAGEQCNFYFLNVAWQNDNMHEAMGHYAQLKRYETAFILAPNYPAGRDALTGFKRYYRGRVIGELYTRLGQLDYSAEIAQIRAAAPTAVYAFYPGAMGVNFIKQYAEAGLLQQIPLLLPGFSADADVIRAVGRPMVGVFNSSHWALELFNPINRRFVEDFRRTYGRIPTLYASQGYDAALALDHGLRAVGGDLSRKAEFRRAILSGFDTTRGRVRFNRNGYPIQNYYLRQVVELPNGEIVNRLRGTIFRNHGDAYVSRCRLP